TTTTTGGCATTCTACTGGTACCGTTTGTAAATTCCTTTGTTTTGAGCCTCTATCAAAAAGACTTGTCGAGACCTCACCTGGATGCCTTTATAGGAATTGGTAATTACCTCAAACTTATACATGATCCCAGATATTTGAATTCTTTTCGGATCACATTAACATTTAGCCTCGTTTCTGTCTTTTTTGAATTAGTCCTGGGTATCGGTATTGCGTTAGTGTTACATCAACGGTTTAAAGGAGTGGGAATTTCGCGGGGATTAATTATCTTACCTTGGGCGATGCCCTCTATAGTTAACGCTGCGATGTGGAAGTGGATTTACAATGCAGATTATGGTGCATTGAACGCCTTACTTACGCAACTCGGAATTATTGACCAATACCAGATCTGGTTGGCAAACCCACAAGCAGCGATTGCGCTGCTTATCCTTGCCAACGTTTGGAAGGAGACCCCCTTTACAGCGATTTTGGTCCTGGCAGCTCTGCAAAGCATTCCCACAGAACTGTACGAGGCGGCTAAAGTTGATGGGGCTTCAGCTTGGCAACGGTTTTACTGGATAACCTTACGCCTGATTTTACCGGTTGTCATGGTAGCAGGTCTTTTACAAACCATCTGGGGATTTCAGACTTTTGAATTGGCTTATATTATTACAGGCGGAGGGCCCTTCAGTTCGACAGAATTAGTTACTTTACGCATTTATGCTCAGACTTTTCGTTCCTTACGCTTTGGTTATGGAGCGGCTATGGCTTACCTTACCAGCTTGGTACTGATGATCCCTGCCGTTGCTTATATACGCGCGGCATATCGAGCGATTGTGGAATATTAGCTATGAAGAAACATTCTTTTGCGTTCGTTATTTATCTTCTCAATGGATTAATCATTGTCTGGACAATTGCGCCCTATTTATGGCTGATTATTTCCTCTCTATCCTATAAGATCGATCTCTTAACTGTTCCTCTTCAATGGATTCCAAGACGAATTACGTTTGAAAACTATATTTCTTTGTTTGTTGATCGAGGTAGTACTTCAGTAAATGTTTCGCTTTTCCTTTCTTCTTTGAAAAACTCTGCAATTATCGCTTCACTATCTACTTTGCTTTCTATGTCGTTAGGGACGCTTTCCGCTTATGCTCTGGCAAGACTTCGTTTTGCTGGGAATCGTTTGATTCTTATCCTAATGATGGGGGGACACATGCTTCCCCCGATCGCAATCGTCATTCCCCTTTATGTAATCTTGCGCTCATTAAAACTTTTGGATAGCCATGTTGGCTTGATTCTTGTCTACCAGAGTTTTATTCTTCCTTTGGTTGTATGGTTATTACGAAGCTATTTTGCTTCTATTCCCTCCGAGTTGGAAGACGCGGCGCGAATCGATGGTAGCTCTTATGTAGGTGCTCTCTTCCGAATTGTTCTGCCGCTTTCTGCCCCCGGCTTGGTCAGTGTAGCCGTTTTTGCCTTTATTGCCGCCTGGAATGAATATTTATATGCTTTTATTTACACAAACGTAGCGGCTAAAACCTTGCCGGTTCTGATTGGGGAGTTTAGCACAAAACTAGGGTTGGAATACTTAAAGATAGCTGCAGCAGGAGTGCTAGCCAGCTTACCTCCGGTTTTGCTTGCTTTTATTTTTCAACGGTATATCATTCAAGGTCTTACTGCTGGAGCAATTAAAGGATAAAAAATTTTCCAACAAGAGAAGGTTATCATGGAATCAGGACAATACACGCACGTGGAAATTTTCAGTCAAAGCGAAGCCTGGGCGGATGCAATCGAAGTCGTTGAGAAGCACCGCGGGGAAATCGAGAGCTTATTCCAAGACGATTATTCCCAGGTGCTGTTCATCGGGTGTGGTTCCACTTATTACCTTTCTCTCGCAGCAGCCACCCTCTTCCAGGATGTTGCGGCTAAACTGGCGCGCAGTTTGCCCGCAGGTGAATTGTGGATGAATCCTCATTTCGCTACCCTGAACGGCAATTTGCGCCGCAAAACCTTGCTGGTTGCCATCAGCCGTTCAGGGTCAACCACCGAAACCGTTCGAGCTGTCGAAGCCTTCAAAGCCCTGGATGGCGGAACGGTGCTCGCTCTGACCAATTATCCCGCTCAACCCCTCGTGGAAATGGCAGATCTGGCCCTGGTAATCGAAAAGGGACAGGAACAGAGTGTGGCTCAGACCCGTTCGTTTGCCTCACTCTTCGTCGCCACCACGGCTTTGGCTTTCATCGCCGCCAATCGTCCGTATGAATTGGATCCTTTGAGACGCCTCCCTGAACTGGGCGAACAATTGCTAAAAGAATACGATCCTCTGGCACGTCAATGGGGGGAGAATCTCGCTCTGGATCGATTTTACTTTTTGGGCTCAGGGTTTCGCTATGGTCTGGCTTGCGAAGCAAACTTGAAAATGAAAGAGATGACCCTCACCCATACCGAGCCGTTTCACTTCCTGGAGTTCCGCCATGGGCCCAAAAGCATGATCACCGAGACAACCGCCGTGGTCGGATTGCTCTCCGATACATCCCGCCTCCATGAGCAGCGAGTCCTGGATGAAGCTGAAGGTTTAGGCGCCAGGGTGCTGAGCCTGGCAGAGAACGACGCCACCGTGAACTTCCACAGTGGGTTGGCGGAAATTCTGCGCGGCGTTTTGTACCTTCCAGTCCTGCAGGCAATGGCGTACTATCGTTCCCTGGCGAAAGGGCTAAATCCAGATCGCCCAGTCAACCTGACCGCGGTCGTGAGGTTGGATTAGCTTCAAAGTCGAGATAGACCCTTGAAAAGTCCCGAAGGTTTTTCAGGGGGTGATTTAAAGACAACCTCAAACCTGTCAGCTGTCTAGACCTCGACTCTCTCTTTTTGCAATTCCACGATATGTTGAAGCATGGCGCGTTTGGCAATGACCGGGTCGCGCGTGGCAAGAGCTTCAATGACCGCCTGATGACGGGCAGCAAGCTGTTCCAGGCTGATAGAAGAGCGCCGCATCGTAATCAAGATGTACTGACCTAATTGCAAATTGTCGTAAATCCGCCGCAACAGGCTGTTACCAGAAAGGGCGACGATTTGAATGTGAAACTGCCAGTCGTAGCGGGCAGCCGCCAGGTAGTCGCCCACTTTTGCCATTTGCAGCATCTTTTCAACCGTGTTACGCAGTGCCTGCAAATCTTCTTCGGTCACTTTTGGGGCAGCCTGTTCTGCTGCCAGGGCATCCAGCACCGCCCGCACGCTATAGATCTCCTGCATATCCTTATCCGTCAACAGGCGCACCATCGCCCCTTTATGCGGTTCGCGCTCCAGAAAACCTGAACTGACCAGATCGCGAATTGCCTCCCGCACCGGCGCCTGGCTGATGCGCAATTGGCGAGCGAGCTGGCTCTCGACCAGCCGCTCGCCGGGTTGTAATTCCCCGCGCTCGATGGCGTCCAGGATGTACTGTTTGACCTGATCGCTCAGAACGGTTTTGTTGATTCCGTTTGGGCTTTCATACTCAAGATTTGCCAACGGTTAGCTCCCTACGCATCGAATCCTATAGCCTTCTGTGCAGGATAATTCTACTCCATTTTGATGCCTTTAGAGCAGTCTTTCGACTTCGTCAAAGAGCAATTGCGGGTTGGCAGCCCGGATCATAAAATAGGGTCGCGGTTTAGCAAAACGGTGACCAAAATCTGCCCGTTTACGGCGTTTCTCTTCGGTGTCAATGATCGGCATGACCAGACCCGGTGAGAGCAGTTGGTTAAGCCCGAAATAGTTCATCATGGAGTGAAAACCCTGATACTCTTTCTCAAACTGCTCGAGTTCTTTAACCGACGTAGCATAGTTGCCATCAATGGAGGGCAGAATCACCAGGTCAACATTCGAGGGTTCTAAATAATGTTGTACTTCAGGCGCTTTGCCGAAGAGTTTCTTCACCCCTTCATCCTGATCGGCAAGGTCAGAACGTTCAGTGCCTTTGGCGCGCTTCGCAAGGTAAACGTTGGTAGAGCCCATCGCTACCCAGCCTCTCTCGTCGATGACCAGCGTTTCGGTGGAGATGTTCAAACCGCCACGGCGACAGCCTTCCAGTTGCGACATCGTTTTGCCATGGTTGGATTCGCCGCCCATGAACATGATTGTTTTACCCCGGTAACGCACTGCCGAAGCATGAAAGGGGTGTAAACCGCACTCTTCCAAGCGAAAAGCCAGCATACTGACCAGGATTTTCTGAATCTCGCCTGCATACCATTCGCCATCCAGTTCTAGAATTCCTTCCCGATAACGAATATCCTTGACGGCGATTTGCGGTCGCCAGACGATATCGGGTTTGGAAAGCGTTACCTGTTCGGCAACTTGCACGTTTGCCAGGCGATAATTTAAGAAGGTCATATCCATTGCATCCAACGGATTCTCGCTGGTTGCACTTTCGACATCAAATCGTATTTGGGCTTGTTTGGAGTTGAATTGACGGGATAATAAGGTCATGTCTTCCTCTCAAGAGAAGGGTTATCCTAAGGTAGTGATCGGACGACTTTGAAGGAGATAAAACACGCCCCTTTCTGCCCCCCACTCGATATCTTGCGGACAACCGAAGTGCTTTTCAACCCGATTGCCCATCTCGACCAGGGCTCTCAATTCTGCTTCGTTCAGCACCGGCTGTTCTTTCAATCCAGCAGGCACTTCTTCTTCAATGATGCCGTTCACGCCGTCGTTGACGATGCGGATAGATTTTGGGGCGATAAATTGATAGCGCACCTCAAACGTTTCGCGATCGATCTTGTAATGGTCGGGCGTGATCATGCCGGAGACAATCCCTTCTCCCAGCCCGTACACCCCTTCGATAATCATCTGATACGGGTTCTTCAAGATCGGATCGACGGTGAAGATCACCCCTGCTTTATCGGCATTGACCATCTTTTGCACCACAACCGCCATCGAAACCAATTCATCGTCAAAGCCATTACAGAAGCGATAATAAATTGCCTGGGAGGTGAACAAAGACGACCAGCAGCGGATCACATTTTCCAACAAAGCGCGCTCGCCGCGCACATTCAAATAAGTGCTCTGCTGCCCGGCAAAGCTGGCGCAGCCCATATCTTCGGCGGTGGCGCTGGAACGCACCGCAACGGCAACCTCGTTCCCCAGTTGACGGTAGTGAGCCAGAATTTCGCTCTTCAGTTCTTCGTCGATCACCACTTGCTCAAACAACGCCCGGATGGTGGTTTCCGCTTCTTGCAGGGCGTGAGCATTGCTGCGGTCAATGCTGTTCAAGATGCCCATCACCTGGCTGCGTAAGTCACCTTGTTCAAATATGCGCCGATAGGCGGAAGATAAGATGACAAAACCCGGCGGTACCGGTAACCCCGCGCAGGTCATATCGCCGAGATTGGCGCCTTTGCCGCCCGCTTCTGGTACATTATCACGGCAAATTTCAGAAAACGTCCAGCAGAATTGACCCATCTTGAACTACTCCTGATTACCACCAGCCATGGGTGGGAATAAGATCACTTGCTGCCCTTCATGTAACTCGTGAGCGAAGTCGTTGATCACTTGCCCATCGATCATCACCTGAAAGACGCGTTGCACTGTGCCGCTAAAGAGTTCTTCAACTTGCTGGTCAATGCCCAGGGTTCGAAATAAATCTTTCAAAGTGGCGCCAGGAGGCAATTCCAATTCGGCTTCGCCGCGCTCGTTGGTTGGCACGGACAGAGCTTCACGCAGAAAAGAGAATATACGCACGGAAACTTTCATTCGCTCATTCTCTCAAAGTCGGAGCGCAGGGTTCTCCGCCAGCGGAATCCCGGCAGAAGAATCCTTATGCGCTCCGCTGGCTTATCCACCTATTTCCTCAATCCTCAAAGATCGCCACAGCTCGCACCGGCGCCGCCGTGGCATTGACCCACTTGATGGGAAATACACACACTTTGAAACCAACCGGGCGAGGGAGTTTGTCAAAGTTTGCCATGTTCTCCAGGTGATAGTACTCGCGGTCGATCATCACCTTGTGGGCAGGCCAGAACTGCTTATCCTCAAACATTGCCCACACCGGGCGGTCGTAGGTGCCGGCATCGATGCCGGTCATCTTCACGCCCTGGTCGAGCAGCCAGTTGGTGGCGCTTTCGGTCATGCCGCATTGCTCCTTCAGATAGCGCTCCTCGTTGTTATAGCGACAGGCGCCGGTATAGATCAGGACAATATCGAGCGGCTTAATTTTGTAATTGATCTTTTCGCAGGCGGCAATCATATCATCGGCAGTGATGCCATAGCCAGCCGGTTTATCGGTAAAATCCAGCAAGACGCCATCCCCGTAACAATACTCCAAAGGAATCCCTTCAGGCCCAGGTGCGTCGCTGCGCATGTGGCGCAAGGAGTCTACATGCGTGCCGACATGGTCACCAGTGACTACCAGACAGTGGGCGGTTAACCAGGTCGAGCCGTATTTTGCAGCACCAACTTTGGTAGCGAATTCTTCCCATGTCTCTAACATGGTAATCACCGGGCGCATGACACGGGGGAAGACGACCATGTCGCCGTGAACATCCATGCTCAGATCAATCAGTTTTACCATCCTCAGTACCTCCTAAGAAAATCTTTATTTGACCGTGACACCATGACGTTCCAGGTCTTCGAGAATGTCTTCCAAACCATAATCAATCAGCGTTTGACGGGTGGGAACGCCTTCTTCGTCCCAGCCGTGTTGCCGATACCAGGCTTCACGAATCGGCTCCAGGATGTCATACACCTTGCCTTTGGCGGGTCCCTCGGGCATGGGGTCTTCCGTGAAGCGCGGTGGCAAAATATCATCTTTGGCGCGTAATCCAAGACGGGCATTATAGGCGCGTTCAAGGTGGTTGACCCGCATTGCCGCTTCCATCAACTCCTCTTTATCTACATCGAAGCCGGTAGCTGAACTGTAGAGTTCGGGGATGATGTTGAGCATTTTTTCGATGGTGATGTCGGTGGTGGCAGTATAGTAGGTGTAAGGAAATTTACACACGCCCATTAAGTCCGGCAGGGTGATGATGCTTTCCCAACTGTGCAAATGTCGGACGGCTTCGTCAATGGGCAAATCATCCAGCCCGTAAGCGCCCGGAGCAGAGATGCGTAAGTGGTCGCCGCCGCGTGGGCTGACCGCATAGCGGAAGTTATATACTTTTACCACCCGCGCATCCAGGGGCGCCGGCGTCAAACCTTTGACATGCACCGCATAACGCTCAGAATTCTTGCCAATGATCTCGGCAGCTCCTTTGACGCCGTGTGCGAGCGTTTCGCCGAGATAGCCTTCTCGATAGGCAATGCGGCGAACCAACTCTAAAGCGGCATGGTAATTGCCCCAGGTCAGGTCTAACCCTTCGGTATCCTGATCGGTCAGGATACCACGCTGGTACAACTCAAAGGAAAATGCCAGCACGCCGCCCAGATCAAGGGTATCCAGCCCCAGTCGGTCGGCAAGGTCATTCCCTTTGAGGATGGCAGCGAGATTATCGTTGCCAATCCCGGAACCAAAGGCAACCGCTGTACAATATTCTGGTCCGCCAACCACCGTGCCGGCAAACTCTCCTTCGGTGACCATACTGTAGCGATCGCACTTGGTCGGGCAGGTGTAACAGCCGGTGGTCTTAACCAGATATTGTTTGATCAAGGCTTCGCCGTCTATTTTCTCCTTGCCCTTAAATTGCCCGTATTGAAAATTCATGGTGTTGGTGCCACCTAAGAGGGTGTGGTGGTCCATTAAAGTTCCCAGTGTGCCGCGGCGGGAAAAGTCTTTCAAACGGGCATCATCAACCTCGAGTTCCCTCAGGCGGGCGACAGCGCGCAAAAAACGTTCTCGATCTGCAATGGGGAAAGCCTGTTTTGCCCGCACGGCAATTGCCTTGAGGTTTTTCGAGCCCATCACGGCACCCACACCACAGCGCGCCGCCAGATGGTCTTTATCGACAACGATTCCGGCTA
This genomic interval from Anaerolineae bacterium contains the following:
- a CDS encoding Maltose/maltodextrin ABC transporter, permease protein MalF, translating into MKLFINRILNNPRYLGFLLTIPSLLAIFGILLVPFVNSFVLSLYQKDLSRPHLDAFIGIGNYLKLIHDPRYLNSFRITLTFSLVSVFFELVLGIGIALVLHQRFKGVGISRGLIILPWAMPSIVNAAMWKWIYNADYGALNALLTQLGIIDQYQIWLANPQAAIALLILANVWKETPFTAILVLAALQSIPTELYEAAKVDGASAWQRFYWITLRLILPVVMVAGLLQTIWGFQTFELAYIITGGGPFSSTELVTLRIYAQTFRSLRFGYGAAMAYLTSLVLMIPAVAYIRAAYRAIVEY
- a CDS encoding binding-protein-dependent transport systems inner membrane component, producing the protein MKKHSFAFVIYLLNGLIIVWTIAPYLWLIISSLSYKIDLLTVPLQWIPRRITFENYISLFVDRGSTSVNVSLFLSSLKNSAIIASLSTLLSMSLGTLSAYALARLRFAGNRLILILMMGGHMLPPIAIVIPLYVILRSLKLLDSHVGLILVYQSFILPLVVWLLRSYFASIPSELEDAARIDGSSYVGALFRIVLPLSAPGLVSVAVFAFIAAWNEYLYAFIYTNVAAKTLPVLIGEFSTKLGLEYLKIAAAGVLASLPPVLLAFIFQRYIIQGLTAGAIKG
- a CDS encoding Glucosamine-6-phosphate deaminase [isomerizing], alternative, with the protein product MESGQYTHVEIFSQSEAWADAIEVVEKHRGEIESLFQDDYSQVLFIGCGSTYYLSLAAATLFQDVAAKLARSLPAGELWMNPHFATLNGNLRRKTLLVAISRSGSTTETVRAVEAFKALDGGTVLALTNYPAQPLVEMADLALVIEKGQEQSVAQTRSFASLFVATTALAFIAANRPYELDPLRRLPELGEQLLKEYDPLARQWGENLALDRFYFLGSGFRYGLACEANLKMKEMTLTHTEPFHFLEFRHGPKSMITETTAVVGLLSDTSRLHEQRVLDEAEGLGARVLSLAENDATVNFHSGLAEILRGVLYLPVLQAMAYYRSLAKGLNPDRPVNLTAVVRLD
- a CDS encoding Transcriptional regulator, GntR family; protein product: MANLEYESPNGINKTVLSDQVKQYILDAIERGELQPGERLVESQLARQLRISQAPVREAIRDLVSSGFLEREPHKGAMVRLLTDKDMQEIYSVRAVLDALAAEQAAPKVTEEDLQALRNTVEKMLQMAKVGDYLAAARYDWQFHIQIVALSGNSLLRRIYDNLQLGQYILITMRRSSISLEQLAARHQAVIEALATRDPVIAKRAMLQHIVELQKERVEV
- a CDS encoding Phosphoenolpyruvate synthase: MGQFCWTFSEICRDNVPEAGGKGANLGDMTCAGLPVPPGFVILSSAYRRIFEQGDLRSQVMGILNSIDRSNAHALQEAETTIRALFEQVVIDEELKSEILAHYRQLGNEVAVAVRSSATAEDMGCASFAGQQSTYLNVRGERALLENVIRCWSSLFTSQAIYYRFCNGFDDELVSMAVVVQKMVNADKAGVIFTVDPILKNPYQMIIEGVYGLGEGIVSGMITPDHYKIDRETFEVRYQFIAPKSIRIVNDGVNGIIEEEVPAGLKEQPVLNEAELRALVEMGNRVEKHFGCPQDIEWGAERGVFYLLQSRPITTLG
- a CDS encoding Metal-dependent hydrolase, producing MVKLIDLSMDVHGDMVVFPRVMRPVITMLETWEEFATKVGAAKYGSTWLTAHCLVVTGDHVGTHVDSLRHMRSDAPGPEGIPLEYCYGDGVLLDFTDKPAGYGITADDMIAACEKINYKIKPLDIVLIYTGACRYNNEERYLKEQCGMTESATNWLLDQGVKMTGIDAGTYDRPVWAMFEDKQFWPAHKVMIDREYYHLENMANFDKLPRPVGFKVCVFPIKWVNATAAPVRAVAIFED
- a CDS encoding Tungsten-containing aldehyde:ferredoxin oxidoreductase, whose product is MNPFIGNRLYIDLSSGEIRIEPQDPTFSRKFLGGRGFTSRLNYELNPKELDPLSPDNVLVIAPGALSGSPAFSSARFVVGTRSPLTGIFGDANGGGFWGAYLRRAGFSTVILRGKAEKPVYIRIDDQNVSIHDASHLWGRDTHETTELLQAELGKEFSVATIGPAGENLVRIAGIVVDKDHLAARCGVGAVMGSKNLKAIAVRAKQAFPIADRERFLRAVARLRELEVDDARLKDFSRRGTLGTLMDHHTLLGGTNTMNFQYGQFKGKEKIDGEALIKQYLVKTTGCYTCPTKCDRYSMVTEGEFAGTVVGGPEYCTAVAFGSGIGNDNLAAILKGNDLADRLGLDTLDLGGVLAFSFELYQRGILTDQDTEGLDLTWGNYHAALELVRRIAYREGYLGETLAHGVKGAAEIIGKNSERYAVHVKGLTPAPLDARVVKVYNFRYAVSPRGGDHLRISAPGAYGLDDLPIDEAVRHLHSWESIITLPDLMGVCKFPYTYYTATTDITIEKMLNIIPELYSSATGFDVDKEELMEAAMRVNHLERAYNARLGLRAKDDILPPRFTEDPMPEGPAKGKVYDILEPIREAWYRQHGWDEEGVPTRQTLIDYGLEDILEDLERHGVTVK